A region of Thermobifida halotolerans DNA encodes the following proteins:
- a CDS encoding Uma2 family endonuclease has translation MTLMSAGETHTPHRPLTVEDLRRMPDDGRRYELVEGRLDVSPAPLSVHTLIESRLMVHLGVNAPDDFMVLTGPGLNLNAEGTHHRIPDLAVIRAEDFEKPYLTRPPLLAVEVVSPESVFRDHHTRLREYAEFGIASYWIVNPSADKPGIAEFRLDGDRYVEHAQVFGENVLATDVPFPVRTVPHWLLADGPWRQRIGGAGTDAAD, from the coding sequence ATGACACTCATGAGCGCTGGCGAGACACACACCCCGCACCGGCCGCTGACCGTGGAGGACCTGCGGCGGATGCCCGACGACGGCCGCAGGTACGAACTGGTCGAGGGGCGGCTTGACGTGTCGCCCGCACCGCTCTCCGTTCACACACTCATCGAGTCGCGGCTGATGGTCCACCTGGGCGTGAACGCGCCCGACGATTTCATGGTGCTGACCGGGCCGGGGCTCAACCTCAACGCCGAGGGCACCCACCACCGCATCCCCGACCTCGCGGTGATCCGCGCCGAGGACTTCGAGAAGCCCTACCTCACCCGGCCGCCGCTGCTCGCGGTCGAGGTGGTCTCGCCCGAGAGCGTGTTCCGCGACCACCACACCAGGCTGCGCGAGTACGCCGAGTTCGGCATCGCCTCGTACTGGATCGTCAACCCGTCCGCCGACAAGCCCGGCATCGCCGAGTTCCGGCTCGACGGCGACCGCTACGTCGAGCACGCGCAGGTGTTCGGCGAGAACGTCCTCGCCACGGACGTGCCGTTCCCGGTGCGGACCGTCCCGCACTGGCTGCTGGCCGACGGCCCGTGGCGGCAGCGCATCGGCGGCGCCGGGACCGACGCCGCCGACTGA
- a CDS encoding alpha,alpha-trehalose-phosphate synthase (UDP-forming) gives MDKAQILVASNRGPVSFSIGDDGAVKSRRGGGGLVSGLSSVAAEIDTLWVCAALSDADRKAAAAAPEGRLDKAGYDVGGASVRMLDIPAETFGNAYNSVANSTLWFVHHMLYDTPNKPAFGARFRAEWADYRAYNSAFAEALLTGADEGAKVAVQDYHLALVPQMLRVRRPDLRITHFSHTPWAPPEYFRMLPAGIGRELLEGMLGADYLGFLSVRWADAFLRCCEVFLRAPVNWGTRTVDHGGRIVRVGVHGLGADAEGMRERAAADDVARWRTRLRERVGDRKLVVRVDRTELSKNIVRGLEAFGELLRERPEWRGRATHLAFAYPSRGGVAEYRAYTESVRATAEAVNAEFGTDDWTPVVLEVNDDYPRSLASYQIADVLLVNPIRDGMNLVAKEGPVLSLDGVALVLSTEAGAADELGRDALLVNPYDVSETADALHRALTMDDTERRRRTERLAEAASALPPQRWFLDQLRALD, from the coding sequence GTGGACAAGGCACAGATCCTCGTCGCTTCCAACAGGGGACCAGTGTCCTTCTCGATCGGAGACGACGGCGCCGTCAAGTCCCGGCGCGGCGGTGGCGGCCTGGTCTCCGGGCTGAGTTCGGTGGCCGCCGAGATCGACACGCTGTGGGTGTGCGCGGCACTGTCCGACGCCGACCGCAAGGCCGCCGCGGCCGCGCCCGAGGGCCGACTGGACAAGGCCGGATACGACGTCGGCGGGGCCAGCGTACGCATGCTGGACATTCCCGCCGAAACCTTTGGCAACGCCTACAACTCTGTGGCGAACTCCACACTCTGGTTTGTTCACCACATGCTCTACGACACCCCCAACAAGCCGGCGTTCGGCGCGCGGTTCCGCGCCGAGTGGGCGGACTACCGGGCCTACAACTCCGCCTTCGCCGAAGCGCTGCTGACCGGCGCCGACGAGGGGGCGAAGGTGGCCGTGCAGGACTACCACCTGGCTCTGGTGCCGCAGATGCTGCGGGTGCGCCGTCCGGACCTGCGCATCACGCACTTCTCGCACACCCCGTGGGCCCCGCCGGAGTACTTCCGGATGCTGCCCGCCGGGATCGGCCGGGAACTCCTGGAGGGCATGCTCGGCGCCGACTACCTGGGCTTCCTCAGCGTGCGCTGGGCCGACGCGTTCCTGCGGTGCTGCGAGGTCTTCCTGCGCGCCCCGGTGAACTGGGGCACCCGCACCGTCGACCACGGCGGCCGGATCGTGCGGGTCGGGGTGCACGGCCTGGGCGCGGACGCCGAGGGAATGCGCGAGCGGGCCGCGGCCGACGACGTGGCGCGGTGGCGGACCCGACTGCGCGAGCGCGTCGGCGACCGCAAGCTGGTCGTGCGGGTGGACCGCACCGAGCTGTCCAAGAACATCGTGCGCGGGCTGGAGGCCTTCGGCGAGCTGCTGCGCGAACGGCCCGAGTGGCGCGGACGCGCCACCCACCTGGCGTTCGCCTACCCCAGCCGGGGCGGTGTGGCGGAGTACCGCGCCTACACCGAGTCGGTGCGCGCGACCGCCGAGGCGGTCAACGCCGAGTTCGGCACCGACGACTGGACACCGGTGGTGCTGGAGGTCAACGACGACTACCCGCGCTCCCTGGCGTCCTACCAGATCGCCGACGTGCTGCTGGTCAACCCCATCCGCGACGGCATGAACCTGGTCGCCAAGGAGGGGCCGGTGCTGTCGCTGGACGGGGTGGCGCTGGTGCTGTCCACCGAGGCGGGCGCCGCCGACGAGCTGGGCCGCGACGCGCTGCTGGTCAACCCCTACGACGTGAGTGAGACCGCCGACGCCCTGCACCGGGCGCTGACCATGGACGACACAGAGCGCAGGCGGCGCACCGAGCGCCTGGCGGAGGCCGCCTCGGCGCTGCCCCCGCAGCGCTGGTTCCTGGACCAGTTGCGGGCGCTGGACTGA